One Candidatus Babeliales bacterium genomic region harbors:
- a CDS encoding clostripain-related cysteine peptidase: protein MKRILDRKIIAACTLTLFYSSLCHGRLDGRLVSPEELFDLAIEAQKEEICIDPTNETRFVNPKKRVTFMNYMAADNDLNYFAWKNLKQMEQVGSNEHISIVAQLNTPGSQNPTKRYVVKKGRRLLVQDENNPTQKLNSGSPHTLIDFVKWAVTHYPADEYVLILWNHGSGDIDPNFARTINPCDLFYENPIDNMLEIDRGTSYMTLMYQAALQNILSEGKRGICFDDTFKSYINNQDLEFALHEICTNILGGNKLGILGFDACLMSMIGVASVAKKYAQYMVSSQEVEYGTGWNYELVLRPFLQQALNSREFAQHIVLSYEQNYSKIINDYTMSALDLTLTESLEQNIHEVANLLHGALKSQSNHCVSDILRKCKSTQYCTCFDEPSYIDLAHFYQNLLQHVQHIHIKDRQDEARLQTDLCNAIMSGLDIIPLFVIENRVGAKLRKAQGISIYFPEHSISQNYLKSPFALSNHWSFLLSRYIMG from the coding sequence ATGAAGCGTATTTTAGACAGAAAGATCATTGCTGCTTGCACTCTTACACTGTTTTACTCATCACTTTGCCATGGCCGACTAGATGGGCGACTCGTTTCGCCAGAAGAACTTTTCGATCTCGCAATCGAAGCTCAAAAAGAAGAAATTTGCATAGACCCAACAAATGAAACTCGTTTTGTAAATCCAAAAAAACGTGTAACTTTTATGAATTATATGGCTGCTGATAACGATTTAAACTATTTCGCATGGAAAAACTTAAAACAAATGGAGCAAGTAGGATCAAACGAACATATTTCAATTGTTGCACAGCTCAATACACCAGGCAGTCAAAATCCAACCAAGCGTTACGTTGTCAAAAAAGGTCGAAGACTTTTGGTACAAGATGAAAATAATCCAACTCAAAAACTTAACAGCGGAAGTCCTCATACACTTATAGATTTTGTAAAATGGGCCGTAACTCATTATCCAGCCGATGAATATGTTCTCATTTTATGGAACCATGGATCGGGTGATATTGATCCAAACTTTGCACGCACCATTAATCCATGCGATCTGTTCTATGAAAACCCAATAGATAACATGCTAGAAATTGATAGGGGAACAAGCTACATGACGCTTATGTATCAAGCGGCACTGCAAAATATATTATCAGAAGGTAAGCGTGGAATTTGCTTTGATGATACTTTCAAAAGCTATATCAACAATCAAGATTTAGAATTTGCTCTTCATGAAATTTGCACCAATATTTTAGGTGGAAACAAACTAGGCATTTTAGGTTTTGATGCTTGCCTTATGTCTATGATCGGAGTGGCTTCTGTTGCAAAAAAATATGCTCAATACATGGTATCGTCTCAAGAAGTTGAGTATGGAACCGGTTGGAACTACGAATTAGTGCTCAGACCGTTTTTACAACAAGCCCTAAACTCAAGAGAATTTGCACAGCACATCGTTTTATCGTATGAACAAAATTACAGTAAAATTATTAACGATTATACTATGTCAGCTCTTGATTTAACACTGACTGAATCACTAGAACAAAACATACATGAAGTTGCCAACCTGCTTCATGGGGCACTTAAAAGCCAAAGCAATCATTGCGTCTCAGACATCTTACGAAAGTGCAAGTCAACTCAATATTGCACCTGCTTTGATGAACCGAGTTACATTGACCTAGCACATTTTTATCAAAACTTACTACAACATGTTCAACATATACACATCAAAGACAGACAGGACGAGGCAAGGCTTCAGACAGACCTATGCAACGCAATAATGAGCGGGCTTGATATAATCCCTTTATTTGTCATTGAAAATCGTGTTGGGGCAAAATTACGCAAAGCTCAGGGTATCTCGATTTATTTCCCAGAGCATTCCATATCGCAAAATTATTTGAAATCACCATTTGCACTATCAAACCATTGGAGTTTTCTGCTCTCGCGATACATCATGGGATAA
- the infB gene encoding translation initiation factor IF-2 has translation MRIKDFSVQFGVSVNELVAILKERKAGSYGEDFVLSNDQLGFLRKRFNHVEFVKPFSHGLAAQEKVVVQDMTVGELADRLKCSVAGLILQLLKRGILANKNQIVKKEKITAFLTDLGVPFEEFKNDSEGVLEKFIEAKSSSGTERRLPTVAVVGHVDHGKTTLLDFIRKARVAEGEKGGITQHVAAYEVVTKHGNLVFLDTPGHEAFSLMRERGVLIADLVVLVVALDDGVRPQTIESIKAIKSFGATTVVALNKIDKVSSDRIDIVKRQLTDQGLLPDDWGGETPYVAISGKTGQGVDELLEVIRLQADILDLKTSSTDNARGFVLESRIEHGRGAVATVILQRGTICRGDHFVCGSTYGKVSSMKNYLGKNIECAGPSVPAQIAGFSALPVPGDIFELVSDAMAVKKHKNIQVRSIADATKGGQEKIEGEGGINVILKASTILSKEALIASITKLNLEQPEKIKIVDVGVGDINENNIELATTTGSIVYGLGVKVNKGVSNAVKKDVVIKTFDIIYKLIDDAKEAVLKSHIRKIEEKLLGIARVKAIFKIKSVGTVAGAAVESGQLLQGGKVKIYRDKEVVGRGVIRTLQKDRNKVLSVSEGSDCAFAVEGFSSWKNGDVVQHIMEIIT, from the coding sequence ATGCGAATTAAAGATTTTTCTGTTCAGTTTGGTGTCTCAGTCAATGAGCTTGTTGCTATTTTAAAAGAGCGTAAAGCTGGTTCATATGGAGAAGACTTTGTTTTAAGCAATGATCAGCTAGGTTTTTTAAGAAAACGATTCAATCATGTTGAATTTGTTAAACCTTTTAGTCATGGACTTGCAGCCCAAGAAAAAGTTGTTGTACAAGATATGACGGTCGGCGAACTTGCAGATCGCTTAAAGTGTTCAGTTGCTGGTTTAATTCTTCAGCTATTAAAGCGTGGAATACTGGCAAATAAAAATCAAATTGTAAAAAAAGAAAAAATTACTGCATTCCTTACGGATTTAGGCGTTCCTTTTGAGGAGTTTAAAAACGATTCAGAAGGCGTACTTGAAAAATTTATAGAAGCAAAAAGTTCTTCTGGAACAGAGCGTCGATTGCCAACGGTTGCCGTTGTGGGTCACGTTGATCATGGTAAAACTACACTGCTTGATTTTATTCGCAAAGCACGAGTTGCTGAAGGCGAAAAAGGCGGAATTACACAACACGTTGCTGCATACGAAGTAGTTACTAAGCATGGAAATTTGGTATTTTTAGATACTCCTGGTCACGAAGCATTTTCTTTGATGCGTGAACGTGGTGTTTTAATAGCAGACTTGGTTGTTTTAGTTGTTGCGCTTGATGATGGCGTAAGACCGCAAACAATAGAATCTATAAAAGCAATAAAAAGCTTTGGTGCGACAACTGTCGTTGCCCTTAATAAAATTGATAAAGTTTCCTCAGATAGAATTGATATTGTAAAACGTCAATTAACTGATCAAGGGTTGTTGCCTGATGATTGGGGCGGAGAAACTCCGTATGTTGCAATTTCTGGGAAAACAGGTCAAGGCGTTGATGAATTATTAGAAGTTATTCGCTTGCAAGCTGATATTCTTGATTTAAAAACAAGTTCGACCGATAATGCCCGCGGATTTGTTTTAGAGTCTCGCATTGAACATGGTCGAGGAGCTGTTGCAACCGTAATTTTGCAGCGTGGTACGATTTGTCGTGGCGATCATTTTGTCTGCGGTTCTACCTACGGCAAGGTTAGCTCTATGAAAAACTATCTTGGAAAAAATATTGAATGCGCTGGGCCTTCTGTGCCAGCACAAATAGCAGGGTTTTCTGCTCTTCCTGTCCCGGGAGATATCTTTGAGCTTGTCTCAGATGCTATGGCAGTAAAAAAACATAAAAATATTCAAGTAAGATCTATTGCCGACGCTACAAAGGGTGGTCAAGAAAAAATTGAAGGTGAAGGCGGAATTAATGTTATTTTGAAAGCGAGTACAATTCTTTCAAAAGAAGCACTTATTGCAAGCATCACAAAGCTCAACCTTGAACAGCCTGAAAAAATAAAAATTGTTGATGTTGGCGTTGGTGATATCAATGAAAACAATATAGAGCTTGCGACCACAACAGGATCCATAGTGTATGGTCTTGGCGTTAAGGTTAACAAGGGCGTTAGCAATGCAGTCAAAAAAGACGTAGTGATTAAAACATTTGATATCATTTACAAATTAATCGATGACGCAAAAGAAGCTGTTCTTAAAAGTCATATAAGAAAAATTGAAGAAAAATTATTGGGCATTGCTCGCGTTAAAGCTATCTTTAAAATTAAATCAGTTGGTACTGTTGCCGGAGCTGCTGTTGAAAGTGGACAACTTTTACAGGGCGGAAAAGTTAAAATTTATCGCGATAAAGAAGTTGTTGGTCGTGGCGTTATTAGAACGCTTCAAAAAGATCGCAACAAAGTGTTATCAGTTTCAGAAGGAAGCGATTGTGCTTTTGCGGTTGAAGGCTTTTCTAGCTGGAAAAATGGCGACGTAGTACAACACATTATGGAAATCATTACATAA
- a CDS encoding deoxyribonuclease IV yields the protein MKKENLLIGAHVSIAGGFDKAIARGEEVGASCVQIFTKSNRQWKANPITQDAIKSFITQQKSSTVQVVVAHAAYLINLGSTTHETVEKSVQALVDELQRCEALKIPYLVLHPGTKHVEDEQQSLVFIADQINKALEKAQPKHVTLLLETMAGQGSVLGCTFEQLATIIKHINHKKHIGVCFDTCHAFASGYTFDTPASYKKMWEHFDATIGLEKLKVFHINDSKKDLGTKVDRHEHIGEGKIGAKAFTLLLKDKKFSDIPKILETPQEHGLEDIKKNLATLVNYFND from the coding sequence ATGAAAAAAGAAAATCTTTTAATTGGTGCTCATGTTTCAATTGCAGGGGGTTTTGATAAAGCTATTGCTCGCGGAGAAGAAGTAGGCGCATCTTGCGTTCAAATTTTTACCAAAAGCAATCGTCAATGGAAAGCCAATCCAATCACGCAAGATGCGATTAAATCATTTATAACGCAACAAAAAAGTTCAACTGTACAGGTTGTTGTTGCTCATGCGGCTTACTTAATAAACCTTGGTTCAACAACGCATGAAACCGTAGAAAAATCTGTGCAGGCTCTTGTAGATGAATTACAACGCTGTGAAGCATTAAAAATTCCATATCTTGTGCTACATCCAGGAACCAAGCACGTAGAAGATGAGCAGCAATCTCTTGTTTTCATAGCAGATCAAATAAACAAGGCTTTAGAAAAGGCACAGCCTAAGCACGTAACGCTTCTCTTAGAAACAATGGCCGGACAAGGATCTGTGCTCGGATGCACTTTTGAGCAACTTGCAACAATCATCAAGCATATTAATCATAAAAAACATATTGGAGTTTGCTTTGATACCTGTCATGCATTTGCCTCTGGATACACATTTGACACCCCTGCATCTTATAAAAAAATGTGGGAACATTTCGATGCAACAATTGGCCTAGAAAAACTCAAAGTTTTTCATATCAATGATTCAAAAAAAGATTTAGGAACAAAGGTCGACAGACATGAACATATCGGAGAAGGAAAAATTGGAGCAAAAGCATTTACACTTCTTTTGAAGGATAAAAAATTTTCTGATATTCCAAAAATTTTAGAAACGCCACAGGAACATGGCCTTGAAGATATCAAAAAAAATCTTGCGACTTTGGTGAATTATTTTAACGATTAA
- the nusA gene encoding transcription termination factor NusA, with product MLNKVIAELVDEKGLDQASLQSVICEGILAAFSKKYPEAILRVSVNKKTESILIEAEKTVVSSVENPNIEITLKKAMVLQKGVTVGDKIWVQFEETVGRVEILKARQVIAAKLKDIEALSIYDAFKDKQGAIVQGVVHKHEQNGTLVMLRDTLAFLPRSLSIPTETYVTGRPIRALLKTVHQEYRSTGQLILDRSSAEFLARLLELEIPEVYDKLIEIKAVARRAGYKSKVIVAQNDPNIDPVGTCIGVGGGRIKPILKELDGEKIDIFSWGNSKEELVALALRPAEVNRVELIDDKRARAWVSDDQRALAIGKLGQNIGLASELLGLDIELVSSGHGLEEVGLGSNDTTESNF from the coding sequence ATGTTAAATAAAGTTATTGCAGAGCTTGTTGATGAAAAAGGTTTGGATCAAGCTTCTCTTCAAAGTGTAATTTGCGAAGGCATTTTAGCAGCATTCTCTAAGAAATATCCCGAAGCGATTTTGAGAGTTTCTGTGAATAAAAAAACAGAATCGATACTCATTGAGGCTGAAAAAACGGTCGTATCGAGCGTTGAAAATCCAAATATCGAAATAACGCTTAAAAAAGCAATGGTCTTGCAAAAGGGCGTTACTGTTGGTGACAAGATCTGGGTTCAGTTTGAAGAAACAGTTGGACGTGTTGAAATTTTAAAAGCGCGTCAAGTTATAGCTGCAAAGCTGAAAGATATCGAAGCTCTTAGCATTTATGATGCCTTCAAGGATAAGCAAGGCGCTATTGTTCAAGGTGTTGTTCATAAACACGAACAAAACGGTACGCTTGTTATGCTTCGAGATACTTTAGCATTCCTGCCAAGATCTTTATCTATTCCAACTGAAACGTATGTTACGGGTCGTCCGATTCGAGCGCTTCTTAAAACCGTGCACCAAGAATATCGTAGCACTGGTCAACTTATATTAGACCGATCTTCTGCTGAGTTTTTGGCTCGTTTGCTCGAGTTAGAAATACCAGAAGTTTATGATAAATTAATAGAAATTAAAGCTGTTGCTCGTCGCGCTGGCTATAAGAGCAAGGTGATTGTGGCTCAGAATGATCCGAATATCGACCCTGTCGGCACATGCATTGGTGTTGGTGGTGGAAGAATTAAGCCAATTTTAAAAGAGTTGGACGGAGAAAAAATAGATATATTTTCATGGGGAAATTCTAAAGAAGAGCTAGTTGCTCTTGCTTTGCGTCCTGCGGAAGTAAACAGAGTTGAGTTGATAGATGATAAAAGGGCTCGTGCCTGGGTTAGTGATGATCAACGAGCGCTTGCAATTGGTAAACTTGGACAAAATATTGGCCTAGCTTCAGAGCTATTAGGTCTTGATATTGAGCTTGTTTCTTCTGGCCACGGGCTTGAAGAAGTAGGTTTGGGTTCTAATGATACTACAGAGTCAAATTTTTAA
- a CDS encoding pitrilysin family protein — MQNRKRVFKYVLSNGMTLLVCPKKLAPKVSLQLWYNVGSKHEVAGEKGMAHFIEHMIFKGTEKMLTESDINMITQKLSGYANAFTSFDYTGYLFDLPVANWEKILPVFADCMQNCSFEQDHMNSEVKAVIQELKMYRDDFTWTLADSLISIIFESHPYHYPIIGYKQDLWSLQRQTLVNFYKKYYIPQNSALVIVGDVDPEQAFKK; from the coding sequence ATGCAAAACCGTAAACGAGTTTTTAAATATGTTTTAAGTAATGGAATGACCCTTTTGGTTTGTCCAAAAAAATTAGCTCCAAAAGTTTCATTACAGTTGTGGTATAACGTTGGTTCAAAGCATGAAGTAGCGGGTGAAAAAGGTATGGCTCACTTTATTGAGCATATGATTTTCAAAGGTACCGAAAAGATGCTTACCGAATCTGACATCAACATGATTACGCAAAAACTATCAGGGTATGCAAACGCATTTACATCTTTTGATTACACTGGATACTTGTTTGATCTACCTGTTGCAAATTGGGAAAAAATACTACCAGTTTTTGCTGACTGTATGCAAAATTGCTCATTTGAGCAAGACCATATGAATTCTGAAGTTAAGGCGGTAATTCAAGAGCTTAAAATGTATCGTGATGATTTCACCTGGACACTTGCCGATAGCTTGATTTCTATTATATTTGAATCGCATCCATACCATTATCCAATTATTGGTTATAAACAAGATTTATGGAGTTTGCAGCGACAAACACTCGTTAATTTTTATAAAAAATATTACATTCCGCAAAATTCAGCACTTGTCATAGTTGGCGACGTTGATCCTGAGCAAGCTTTTAAAAAGTAG
- a CDS encoding insulinase family protein — MRSDFFINEELQSKSVTIYRDVAQATCMLAFVTPGAADKKEFLYDLLAYLLANGKGSRLHKILVDEKELALSVHAMSYDLFDREIFFIEFKPKKESDIAEIKEIILKEINDLSQNGIPEQELRRALKLAQVDYQHLLEDVQKQAYAIGKSFTATNDEEYPFTYCNYDENTISKDVQDLLQQYFRATLCHEGKVVKAPAADHAYLNKLQEESDKLDSKILFGKERTSPVAPGSYVDTIQVEKLHSQSYPVPQVITLKNGLKVLLHHNADIDIVESSLIYKANSHYDPAGQEGIGHLVAKLMLEGTKSYPASTFTKEAESYGISISANAGSISVTMLSADQTKGLDLLSEMLQLAQFNPADFERIKNKIKSQLIQFWDTPKNCIGQVAAQKIYGKHPYGKMAWGTEESLNTLTRDICFEYYKKMVSPREAIIAIVGNFDQKTIMADVEKLLGSWSGEPVDDIVYPVLAPATNEEINIEKNRDQIVVAFAGLSVDRLHPLYDDLLVFNQILTGGMSSKLFDLREQSGLFYTIGGSVVSMAGKQPGMIFIKTIVSKDRLAEAQEAVAHCLDSAVNTVTEQEFDEAKEVVINSFPALFESNETMATTFLFLQKYGLPQNYFEQRIETIRAMKLGHMKDSVNKYLKRDKLVCVKIGRV, encoded by the coding sequence GTGCGATCTGATTTTTTTATCAACGAAGAATTACAATCTAAATCAGTTACAATCTACCGTGATGTTGCACAGGCAACTTGTATGCTCGCATTTGTAACGCCAGGCGCTGCAGATAAAAAAGAATTTTTATATGATCTTTTAGCATACCTTTTGGCTAACGGAAAAGGCTCTCGTTTACATAAAATTTTAGTTGATGAAAAAGAGCTTGCGCTTTCAGTTCATGCGATGAGCTATGATTTATTTGATAGAGAAATTTTCTTTATTGAATTCAAGCCTAAAAAAGAATCTGATATTGCAGAAATTAAAGAAATTATTCTAAAAGAAATTAATGATTTATCTCAAAATGGAATTCCTGAGCAGGAACTTCGCAGAGCTTTAAAACTTGCACAAGTTGACTACCAACACTTACTTGAAGATGTGCAAAAACAAGCGTATGCAATCGGTAAATCTTTTACCGCAACAAATGATGAAGAATATCCATTTACGTATTGCAATTATGATGAAAATACGATTTCAAAAGACGTGCAAGATCTTTTGCAGCAGTATTTCCGCGCAACACTGTGTCATGAAGGAAAAGTTGTAAAAGCACCGGCTGCTGATCATGCATATTTAAACAAACTTCAAGAAGAATCTGATAAACTTGATAGCAAAATTTTATTTGGAAAAGAACGTACGTCTCCAGTTGCTCCAGGATCGTATGTTGATACGATTCAAGTTGAAAAATTACACAGTCAATCGTACCCAGTTCCACAAGTTATAACTTTGAAAAATGGTTTAAAGGTTTTATTGCATCACAATGCTGATATTGATATTGTTGAAAGCTCACTCATTTACAAGGCAAATTCCCATTATGACCCTGCTGGCCAAGAAGGAATCGGGCACTTAGTGGCAAAGTTGATGCTTGAAGGAACAAAGTCATATCCTGCATCTACATTTACCAAAGAAGCTGAGTCGTATGGTATTTCAATTAGCGCAAATGCTGGAAGTATTTCAGTCACAATGCTATCGGCCGACCAGACAAAAGGCTTAGATCTTTTAAGTGAAATGCTGCAACTTGCACAATTTAATCCTGCTGATTTTGAGCGCATTAAAAATAAAATTAAATCACAATTGATACAGTTTTGGGACACGCCTAAAAATTGCATAGGTCAAGTGGCTGCACAAAAGATTTACGGGAAACATCCATATGGAAAAATGGCATGGGGAACAGAGGAAAGTTTGAATACACTTACTCGAGATATTTGTTTTGAGTATTATAAAAAAATGGTTTCTCCTCGCGAGGCAATCATAGCAATCGTTGGTAATTTTGATCAAAAAACCATTATGGCAGATGTTGAAAAATTACTAGGATCGTGGTCAGGAGAGCCTGTTGACGATATAGTTTATCCAGTTCTTGCGCCAGCAACAAATGAAGAAATAAACATTGAGAAAAATCGGGACCAAATTGTTGTAGCCTTTGCTGGACTATCGGTCGATCGCTTGCATCCATTGTACGACGATTTATTGGTGTTTAATCAAATTTTAACTGGTGGTATGAGTTCTAAATTGTTTGACCTGCGAGAGCAGAGTGGACTATTTTATACCATTGGTGGTTCAGTTGTAAGCATGGCTGGTAAACAACCAGGTATGATTTTTATTAAAACGATTGTTTCAAAAGATAGACTTGCAGAAGCTCAGGAGGCTGTTGCTCACTGCCTTGACAGCGCAGTTAATACGGTGACAGAGCAAGAGTTTGATGAAGCAAAAGAAGTCGTGATTAATTCATTTCCAGCGCTTTTTGAATCAAATGAAACTATGGCAACAACGTTTTTATTCTTACAAAAGTATGGATTGCCTCAGAATTATTTTGAGCAGCGCATTGAAACTATTCGTGCGATGAAATTAGGTCATATGAAAGACTCTGTTAATAAATATTTAAAACGTGACAAATTGGTATGTGTTAAAATAGGTCGAGTATAA
- a CDS encoding ComEC/Rec2 family competence protein — MNTTFDFFYAVPFTQILLTITLTTIITILALFNGCWFVIPCFYATLLGYFLYKKNSSYLFILSLCLIFSIATLLKIQQQYKNYHSHENFFKKHVTLDATILQVSESSLNKEQTTLLLKTKTIYGADKQTLSLPQNILVFLPTKRAQKLKEGQEITVSKLELLQPERGCPYESYLIKENIWATASIASQTINVTKQANLPLYKKCFNLFSAHLNKSTASLYNPLFLGKREKNLSTISIQHNSMYWGIAHHMARSGIHLVTIFGLLMTTLHYARVRHSYRYLLGALLSIGYFQITFSSISFIRALLMILFQMFSKINKFTYSSVHALTMTTLMVLMYNPLQIFFLDFQLSFGVTYIIIWLFRTKYAKTVAFDQKSLVRS; from the coding sequence ATGAATACAACTTTTGATTTTTTTTACGCTGTCCCCTTTACGCAAATTCTTTTAACGATAACGCTTACAACAATCATAACGATTCTTGCACTCTTCAATGGTTGCTGGTTTGTTATTCCATGTTTTTATGCAACGTTACTAGGCTATTTTCTCTACAAAAAAAATAGCTCATATTTGTTCATTTTGTCTCTGTGTCTTATTTTTTCTATCGCAACATTGCTCAAAATTCAACAACAATATAAAAATTATCACTCGCATGAAAATTTTTTCAAAAAACACGTAACCCTTGACGCAACAATCTTACAAGTAAGTGAGTCAAGCCTTAACAAAGAGCAAACAACACTTCTTTTAAAAACTAAAACTATCTACGGCGCTGACAAGCAAACTTTGTCTCTTCCGCAAAATATTCTTGTTTTTTTACCAACCAAGCGCGCTCAAAAACTTAAAGAGGGACAAGAAATAACAGTTTCCAAATTGGAACTTTTGCAGCCAGAACGAGGCTGTCCATACGAATCTTATTTAATAAAAGAAAATATTTGGGCAACTGCGTCTATAGCATCACAAACCATCAACGTTACCAAGCAAGCAAACCTACCATTATATAAAAAATGTTTTAATCTTTTTTCAGCTCATCTAAACAAAAGCACAGCAAGTCTTTATAACCCGCTTTTTTTAGGAAAACGAGAAAAAAACCTAAGCACAATTTCCATTCAGCATAACTCTATGTATTGGGGTATTGCGCATCATATGGCTCGTTCAGGAATTCACCTAGTCACCATTTTCGGACTTCTCATGACAACGCTTCATTACGCACGCGTCAGGCACTCTTATCGCTATTTACTTGGCGCTCTTTTGTCTATTGGATACTTTCAAATAACATTTTCAAGCATCTCTTTTATTCGTGCTCTTCTTATGATTCTTTTTCAAATGTTTAGCAAAATTAATAAATTTACTTATTCAAGCGTTCATGCTTTAACGATGACCACGCTTATGGTGCTTATGTATAATCCTCTGCAAATTTTCTTTTTAGATTTTCAGCTTAGCTTTGGCGTGACATATATTATTATATGGCTCTTTCGCACCAAATACGCTAAAACAGTTGCCTTTGATCAAAAAAGTCTCGTACGTTCCTAA